GCTGGAGAATAACATCGTGGCGATGGAGGCGGGGGTGCCGGACGCGGACGCGATCTACTACTACGACGAGGCGGCGCAGGCCAAGTTCCAGCAGGAAAAGCCGTGGGCGCACGACCCCAACTTCTTCCGGCGGGTGAGGATCTCGGCGCTGGCCCTTCTCAAGATGGTGGTCCACGCCCGCTCCGGCGGCACCATCGAGGTCATGGGCCTCATGCAGGGGAAGACCGACGGCGACACCATCGTCGTCATGGACGCCTTCGCCCTCCCCGTCGAGGGCACTGAGACCCGCGTTAACGCCCAGGCCGACGCCTACGAGTACATGGTCGACTATTCTCAGACAAATAAGCAGGTAAAACTTCTCCCCCCCATTCCCTAACCCTAATCACCTATTTCCTTTAATATGCCGTCAAAACAAGAAAGTTATTAGCCGGTTTATCCTCTGACTAATTCTTCCATAAACCCCAACCCTAGCCGTTGTTCTTCTGATGTCGTTCTATCGATCTCCATTACAGGGAAAGAAAGATACTTGTCATTCATGAGTAGTTTCGTAAACCCTAGCCCTTCCCCTAGGCGTATTTCTTCTTGTTTTGTGGTTACTCGTGATTAGTTCCATAAACCCTAATTATATTCCTAGCTCTTGTTCTTCTTATGTTCTGCAATCTATCTCGGTTACCCCAAGAAAGTTGTTCACCTTTTCATCCATGTGTAGTTtcgtaaaccctaaccctaaaactAACCCTAGGCatgcttctttttattttccaaATGTAGTTCCGATATCTGCAAGAAAGTCGTTAATTTTTTTTCCGTTGTTGGACCAGCATTGAAGTTATCTCCAATGCCAGCCCTTGAACATCAAATGTCGTTGCTCTTAGTCTCGATTGATTGCTCCAAAATAACAAGCGTTTAATTCTAACTATTGTCTATGCAATATTGCCTTTTACAAAGGGACATGCCTGTGTTTGCACAACATGCAAAATCTAACCTTggttgtcctctctctctctctctctctctatatatatatatatatatatatatatatatatatcttggaTGCCAGCAAGTAAATCACCTAGAGACAGTTTAATCTATCCTAGTCCTAGCATTGACATAGTTCCAGTGTCGCTATTTTTGATTGCACAaatttatagtgaaaattctgaGCTCTCAGATCCCAGTGAGGGCCTAGCTGTAGTTTCATTTCAATGTTGTTATTTTTGAGTACACAAACTAATACTAAGGAACTTGATACCTGGGTCTTTGATTTGTATATATCAAAACAATAAGCATATGtctaattgtttttttttttttttgagtgtatGTTGGCTGCTCCCTTGCCAAAGATAATTTAGTTTCAAGTTgggaattcaattttttttacatataaaTAGGCAGGAAGATTGGAGAATGTAGTTGGGTGGTACCACTCGCACCCTGGATATGGGTGTTGGCTGTCGGGTATCGATGTATCTACTCAGATGCTTAATCAGCAGTTTCAAGAACCATTCCTGGCTGTTGTGATTGATCCCACCAGGACTGTTTCGGCTGGGAAGGTGGAAATTGGTGCATTCAGGACATATCCGCAGGGGTACAAACCGCTTGATGAACCTGTATCAGAATATCAGACCATCCCACTTAACAAGATTGAAGATTTTGGGGTTCACTGCAAACAGGTGTGCATGGATAATATCAGATGTCCAACCCCCCTCCCCACTCCCCTATTTGGGCATGTAGACATCTCCATCATTCTGATTGTCTATTGTTGCTTGTAGTACTATGCATTGGATATAACCTATTTCAAGTCTTCTTTGGACTGCCACCTGTTGGATCTTCTATGGAATAAATACTGGGTGAACACGCTATCTTCATCCCCACTCTTAGGCAACCGAGACTATGTTGCAGGGCAAATTTCTGATTTGGGTGAGTTTTACTTTTTGCTCTTAGACTTATGTAGTGCATTGAATGCAAGTTGCAGTAGTCAACATTGGCAAAGTTGTATGCTCAGAGTCTCACATGTGTTGGATTAGGATTCAGTTGACATATATCTGCAATCTTTtgatgcagcggaaaaactggAGCATGCTGAAAATCAGTTGGCTCATACACGATTGGGTTCTTTTCTTTTGCCCTCGCAACGAAAGGAGGTCAGTTTACAATGTTCTTACAATGGATGTTGGTTCAGTTCTTGATGGCAGGCTTTGGTTCAATATCTGTTTATCTTGgcccagtttttttttttttataagtttTGATGACATGAATTGATATTTGATAAATCTGATAAGCAGTATTTATAACTCACCATAAGCATATGGTATTTTCTACTATAAGCCATTATTTACCTAATATTTCAGTTTCTCTGAATCTGATGACTAATGCCTTTCCACCTACCTGTAAAGCAAAGTTTAGCGAATCCTTCCAGATTAGTCAGTTTACCTGTCTATTTTACTATGGACACATCTAAGTATGTTActgaaagtatttttttttgggaaagaaCTATGTGCAATATTTTTGTTCCACCAATATGATCTTAGAATTGAATAGAGATATGTGACGATGTTACTTTTGCAACTAACAAAACGTGATTGATGAGACATATGGGAGAAGTTTTACAAGTAGGATGGTAAAACTTCTTCTAGGATTTACGGTCCAGGGGATTTTCTTTTGGGGTTCACCTTAAAATTGGGGGGAATATAACTTCACTGAATGTATTTATTGGGTGCTCCATTCTTGCCATACACAAGTCAGGCATGTTAACTTTGTTATTGCTGTCCACTGGCACACCTAGATGCTCTGAATACTTAATGGTGGCTCTTTATTAATTGTAGGGCTAGCTACACCGTGAACTTAATTGTCATTGGAATAATTTACTTTCCCTGATAGTTACATGCATGTCTTTTTGCTTCAGCATTTCTAACTTTTTTTGGGTTTACATGCCACTTTTTGTACATAAATGCCCCTAGAATTAAGCTTCCAAGATGAAAATGTATATGTCTTGGGTGGCTCGTTACTTGGAAATTCTTTTTTCTGTAATTGCAGGGTTTTAACACTTGGGTGAACATAATGTGACAAAATACTCCATGAATTTCTAAATATGGCCCCATCTTACATTAGCTAGAAGTATCAGTCTTGGCATGGCTATTTGGAGAGTTCTATGAAAGAAAATATTGCATTGAAAGATGCTTAGATATCAACTATTTTTACTACCAGACAACGTTAATCTAGAACCTAGACGACCCACAAGGTATCATGCCTACTTCTTTGCATTTAGGCcccttttatatttttgattaccCAATATATTAGGCCCCACCCATGAGAAGATATGTCTTTAACCCGCCACAAGATGTGGGATGCCTTGAGATGAGTAaattctccctccctctctatctctctcacaCGCGTGCACGCGCAATTTTTGTTTCTTGGCAGGAGCACCAAAAGGGCGTCTAGGGTTTGGGCTCCAATGGCTTCTCTCTTCgatccctcctctcctctccctgatctctctttccttcttcgtcTTTGTTTTGACAATGTTTGATTTCTAATTTCCAAAGCCTCACAAAATCCTCCATGAAATCAGTCACCTGTTGAATGAGTTTTTCCCCTCCAATCCAGGCACGGGATCTAGACTTCAAAGATCACATCAATGAGGTGGGCAGAGGGaaatgggtctctctctctctctctctctctcgctcttgcTCTCTCGTGCGCGCTTTTCTTTTTACTAAACCTTTTGTAGGCTGCGAGTGGAGCACATGGCGTCGTGTCTTCAGTGTGAGCCACTCGTGTCACGACTGTCATGCCTGCTTGGGACACTGAAAAACCCCAAATTTGCTGTGTCCGGGTACACTGCATCTAACAATAGATGATATATGAAACTCTAAAATTGATGTCAAACATGAATATCAACTCTATTAGTTCAACACATGACTATTTACATGCATAGATGCCTCTATTAGTTTACATACATACCATGGTTTAGCCTGATATCTTGCAACCTTGGTTCATGACTAATAGTAAGATGAACCTAGATCTCTTTTTATCTCAGCCAATATGGAAAGCTGGAAAGACTTGGTAAGAATCTAGATATTGGGAGGTCTTGGCTGACATATATAATCCAAGATATTGAAAATTTGTTGATATAATGAAAAACATAGATTAACAATTGTTTAACCCATTAattttagtattatacaatTAAATGAAAAACCTAATTTAGATTGGAAAAGAAAGATCAAAAAATCTCAGCCAACAAGTTGGTGTAGATTTATGTTGGCTTAGAACAATGAGCTTAGATTTTGTTATATCTCATTGATGAGTGCTAAATATTGACACAAACAAGTTCTTGGATGAGATGTTAGCCGAGATGGGGAACCTTGATATGTACATGCATATGTTTTTTCAGTAGGGAACGACCAAaacaatttacttagatccCATAGAATAAACTATGCATTAAAATGATATCTATTCTTTTTCTTGACTTGCTTATTTATCCCTTTTTCCTTATTTTTAACTATTTGTTGTTTTTTCTTGCTGAATAGGCCAAAACTAggctgaaatttttgacattgtTGGAACCATAACTTGTTTGGTCTATCCAAAACTGGAAGAAGAAACAACTTTTGAAACCTTCCTGCAGTCCGTGTCCGATAAGGACATGCAGTATCCAAATCCTATTATGTTAGAAGATTCAATTATTGAATCGTAATCCTAATATTTGAACCTGCCAGCTTTATGGCCCATTCCTCGTGCTTGTGTTCTTGTGCCCTCTAAAGCTGGCAACAAACATTAAGGTTTAAGGTACAAGGTTTTGGCCTGAATTGAATTTCTAAGAATTCAATTAAGTTTGCATCTTTCGCTGTGATCAAATTTGGATTCTAATTTTAGGTTGAGCTTAGATCGGGCCAAATCAAAACAGATAACTCAATAGATGACACACAAGGGCAAGGACCCTGTACTATGCTTGATGACTCGGTAGACGAACCTACACTACTAAATTGGTCACCCAACTTAGATCTACATTGATACTACATACTCCTGTAACCAATATTTTTGGCTTTGTATAAGTACCAAGGATTACCCTACCAGGGAATATAAGGTTGCATAGAACTTTTACAATGTTACGATAAATTACGAGCGCTTATACTTTTTAATGTGGgcctttttctttaaaatatttaGAGTTTGAGGCCTCATTTATCCTTTCGCTTAATGACAGATATTTCTTAATCTTAATACAtgttttcttctgtttttttccACCGGCAGAATGAGGAATCTCAGCTGGCAAAGACAACTCGGGATAGCTCAAAAATTACTGTTGAGCAGGTGCATGGTCTCATGTCACAGGTGTGTGGAGTATTGTTGCTGGAATCAATACAGTGTTAGATTTTCCCTTTCTAATCTGTGTTTTATTTCGTCTGCTGTAGGTTATTAAGGACATCCTCTTCAACACCGTCCGTCACTCTAGCAGTACATCCCCAAGCCTTTCAGACTCTTCTGGCCCCGAACCTATGGTGGAAGCATGAAGGGTGCCGACAACAGCACAGGGGTTTCCAATTTTTGACACCTTCATGCCGCCGCCTAAGAAATGTGGCATCCAGGCCAAGCCCGTTATTTGTTAATACTTGCCCCCTTGGATATGCCAAGTAGCTGCTTCTGCTTGGTTTGATCTCTCACTCTGACATGCTCCAACAATTTCCTAGTGCTGAAGAACTTGGATCTGTAATTATCAGCTCAAATTTAAATTTGGATTGGTGAGTAGGATCATTAGTAATTTAAGGAGATGCTTATGCCTGGGATGACGTTTCTTCTCAGTTCATAAGAAATGCGTTTCCTTTGGTCACTTGATCCCATATTTTGATCTGATTATTGAGGAAAGCTTTCATTTCTGTTGTGGTTCACCGTACAACAGAACGTTGACACGACCAGGGGGGAAATATCAACTGTCACAGGCCGGGATGGTTGGAATTCTTCTCTCGCAAAAAAATGGAAAGAGGGGGAAAAAGAACTCTAGAGAGGCATGATCCGTTTGATGATGGATTGAATCTAAAGTGTATAGAGACGATCTGTTTGTAAGATTATATGTCGCCGTGTAGGCCTGATCCATGTGTTCTTCTGATCTGGAGAGGGCAGAATACTGAATGTATGGACCTGTAGAGTCTTAATGTCTTGCAGATGATGCTCGAGTCCTTTTTCTACCAACACGTCTTGGAGTTGATTCGATATAGTGTTTGCTGGAGCAGTCCAACATACGACCATGCGTTCGGTTACTGTGCATCAGGTGGAATAGCAGGACTTTTGTTAAAAAATGAATTTTCCTAGTTGATCGGGCTAACCAGAAGTTCATCGTGAACGCTGCCACCTTGTATGCGAATCCATCGGTAATGAACAATGCAAACACTCGGGAAGATTTTGTCATTAGCACAAACAAAGGATTTATGCTGCCATTCTCAACACCACCTGTAGGGCGCGCCACTAATACAAGCAGCCTGTTCGGCGGACATGGGCTCTTGCTGCAGGCATATGCATCTGCACAACGGCATCCATTCCGATATCCTATTCGTAATTTCTGACGAAGCGCAAAATATTAAACCAAATCAAAAGAGATGTGATTCGCCACAAGAAAAATTGTTAAAAAGCAAAGCAATTGTTCAGATAGTTATTAGGAATTTATGCCACTAAAAttcgaaaaaaaataaatctggGGAAAAAACCAACACCACTGTTGCAGCACACAGATTAACTGCATTCAGAAATTACAGAATCAATGGCGGAAATCAAAGAACTAAAGTAATACACTTCAATCTTGCTCTGTTAATTAATGGAAATTAGAGATGATACAACAGTTGTATCTCACATGGATATGCACCGTGGTATTTTCACCCGGCCTCAACAGCGGATGCTAACAAGTTGACATTGAAGCCTATTCATGCTACGCCCTTTTCAAGCAAACTAGTATACAATGTGGCTTCAAGCAGCCCGTCATCACTTTGcccctcttcctctttttgtttTGGCCACTGCTTTTCGCCTACGGTGGCTAGTGCTTGGCTGAGGTTTGGTTAACATCCGCTCAATTGACTTCATCCTTGTACCATTCCGTGATTTGCCTGCAACACTGTTGGTATCATGACCAGAAGGAACGTCGATGGCACACTCATTTTGAGGCTCATGAATTCCCTCAGAGATGCCTGCAGCAGCTGGCTCACCATTGATGGAGTTGGTACCACTGGGCTCTCCCTTGCTGAAGGATTCAAGATCTGAGTTGGCGTTTGATTCTGCAGATGAGCTGAGCAAAAAAACCAATTTGTTGGATCAGCAGAGTGGCAAACAAAGATGGCAGTCAAACAAGGTCTCTTCATTAATGATTACCCAGTGGCAGAAATTTTGTGTGTTGATCCATTTGCTTCCTCCTGAATCTGAGGATTCTCAGCTGGTGGCCTTGAATCTGCTGAATGTCAAATAACCAAAGGAAAATATAGATAAAGATCCATATCGTTCTATTAATTTTAGTTGATCACcgcacacatgcatgcatgcacacgttgaagagaagagaagaggagagagagagagagagagagagagagagagaatggcaATAAAACATGCAGCATGATCATAAGCATCCCTGCTACAAGTGGACCAGACCCAATCCTTGAACAACAAACTACTGACATATTGCTTGCTGCTCTGAATTCATGCTCTCATAATCTCCTAAACATCTGCATAACCATTTCTGACATGCCAGCATGCTATGATTCATCCAACACACTCTTATGCAAGGTTTGTTGTACTGGTGTGTACAGCACATATCTAGTGCACCATAACGTACTAATACTGAACCAATATTCTGTATGAAGGCGTATCAAGCATCAGCATGCCAAACTGACCCATACTCATACTGTACCAATATGGTATAAATAGGGGTATCGCAATCAGTCGAACCTTGCTTATAAGTGTGTTTGGCAACAGTTTTATTCCGAAACTTCAGGAAAAACACAAAATTAATGTATTTTCTATTCTAAAATAACAATGCAAGATACCtgagagaatatatatatatatatatatatatatatatatatatatatatatatatatatatataatatacaatacatatatatatatatatatatatataagataaCAACGCTAAGAAACCCAGAAAACCTCCAATAAAAGCACACTTTTTTAAGTAATATCTAGCTATTCAACATGCAACATTTTTCCATCCTTGAAGGAAATATCGACTCTTACATTAAAACTATTAATTTGAGTCCAAAATTTTCTAGGTCCTTTTAGTCAAGGGTTAGACTACAGGAATACATTCTCTGTATCAAAAGTTTATATTGGTCCATTACAAGGTTCGTCAAATTGGTACTAGGGGTCGCACCAACCAGCTATTAGTTCGATACGATATCGGTATGTAGTATACCAAGTTGAGGTGTACCAGAGATGAAGGatcgggagaagaggaggggacAGAGGTAAAAACCCTAACCCTGACCCTAGAAAGAGAAGAACTAGGGGGGAGAGAGTGAGGGCGAAGGGGAGAAAGAGAGgtagagaaggaagaggagagaacgTCCAAAGGGCATTGGC
This Phoenix dactylifera cultivar Barhee BC4 unplaced genomic scaffold, palm_55x_up_171113_PBpolish2nd_filt_p 000241F, whole genome shotgun sequence DNA region includes the following protein-coding sequences:
- the LOC103718036 gene encoding COP9 signalosome complex subunit 5-like, yielding MDMSAAIARQTWELENNIVAMEAGVPDADAIYYYDEAAQAKFQQEKPWAHDPNFFRRVRISALALLKMVVHARSGGTIEVMGLMQGKTDGDTIVVMDAFALPVEGTETRVNAQADAYEYMVDYSQTNKQAGRLENVVGWYHSHPGYGCWLSGIDVSTQMLNQQFQEPFLAVVIDPTRTVSAGKVEIGAFRTYPQGYKPLDEPVSEYQTIPLNKIEDFGVHCKQYYALDITYFKSSLDCHLLDLLWNKYWVNTLSSSPLLGNRDYVAGQISDLAEKLEHAENQLAHTRLGSFLLPSQRKENEESQLAKTTRDSSKITVEQVHGLMSQVIKDILFNTVRHSSSTSPSLSDSSGPEPMVEA